The stretch of DNA CCAGGTGCATTATTAACTTTGGGATTTAGGCCAGTCTGCTTCTATACAAACTGTAAACAGACAATTTTCCCCCCATAAATAGCATGTCTGATTTTCCTCACAGACATACAGCCAGGGGATTGAATTAGCCTGCCAAAAAGAAAGAGAGTTTGTCAAGCACTCTGTAGAATGCACGTGGAACCTAGCAGAAGCCCAGCAAAAATTTGGTAGCTTAGCACTGCATAATTCAGAATCCTGCGATCAAGAGTCTGCTCAAGCGAGGACAGAAGCGGCAGAGTTGAGATGGAGAGAGGAAgagtggagaaggaaagaagaagcaCTGAACCAGAGGGAAAGACAGAATCTATGGAACGCAGATCCTGTTAGTAAGGAAGTATTTAATAAGGTATGACCCATATTGGTGtgcatggaaaaaaagtcttaggCTCTTTTGTTCATTCTGGTTGTTACTAGTCTCTGAATGTATTCTGTGTCTAGTACAGCACAAAAATGGAGTATGTCCCTCATCTTTTTGCCTGCGAATATCATGAAACATATCCTCCTAGAATCTATGCTAAGGTgcatggaggacagggagatgATTTGGGACATGGATTCACaaagggcaagtcctgccttAACCGAGTGGCCTTCTGTGATGGAGTGACTACAGCAGTGGCCAAGGGAAAGAttacagatgtcatttatctgcctctctgctctgcttctgtgaGACCCCCCAAAGTGCTACGTCCAGCTCTggtacaagaaagacatggacctgttagagcaggtccagaggagggccacaaagataATCAGAGcgctgaagcacctctcctatgaggacaggctgagagagttggggttgttcagcctgaagaagagaagactgCTGGAGAGCCCTTATTTACCTTATTGTGGTCTTTCAATACTTCAGGGAGCCTTAGATGGAAAGAGACTTTTTCATCACACcctgttgtgataggacaaggggcagtggctttaaactgaaagacagtagaTTTGTattggatataaggaagaaatttttttattattagtgTGGTGAGACATGGTaagaggttgcccagggaagttgtggatgccccattcctggaagcaACAGAGTTCAGATTAGATGggtctttgagcaacctgatccagtggAAGACAGAtgtccctgtctgtggcagggAGGAGTGGAACTCTGATCTTTAATTGTTCCAGCCAACCCAAAATGTGAAACTTAGTTTGCTTCTAATACTGAATACTATAATACAGATTATTTAGCACAAAATTTTTTTATAGCAGAATCTCAGCTTTGATTtaacaatttaatttaaacagcTAGCACATCTCCTAATTTCACTGATTTAGCTGCATCCAGGATGCAGTGTACATGGTTCTTATCACTGACACATCAGTAAGTTTCCATCTGAGGACAGAATTTTCTCAGAGTCTATAATGAGACTTTAAAACTCTGTTATGAGGTAATGCATATTCTAAAAGAAAACCTTCTGAAATATGATGTGACTCTCAAATTAGAACATAGCCCTTTAAATAGtagcaaattaaaatataatattccTTTATATCACTAAACAGTATGTTTGGAGTTTCTGTGATAGTacaatttttctcttcctcagagTTTTATTaatcaaaagggaaaagaaatagaagatgAAGCTGTGTCCGAACCACTTATGcaaaaacatgaacaaaagaTTAGACACTTTGGTGAGTCTGCTTTTCCAATATTTTGCAGTCCCTACAGTATTTATGTTGGTTTGTTCCTTCTTTTATAGAATGAATGCTAACAAATGAAAGACCTGCATAAAGACTGTTCAGCTTTATTTTATCAAGACagataataatttaaaagtgaaaCAAGGAGTTAATTGAAGAAACTTGTTAATTCCTGTGACCAACAAGAACTccaattgaaaaaataattaaaatttaatactCAACTGAGCTTAAGCTGTCCTGGTTTCAGTTGAAACAGAATTAAACTCTTTTCAGTAGCTGATACAGTGCTCTGTTTTGGATTCCTTATGAGAATAATGCTGATAACACAATGATGATTTGGTTGTTGCTCAGTAGCTCTTACTGTAAATCAAGGAGTTTTCATTGTCTCATGCACTGACATCAGGTGCACATTAGGTACATGAGAAACTGGGAGGGAGCGTGGCTGGGACACCTGACCTGTACTGGCTAAAGGATTGTTCCACACCACAGAACACCATGCCCAGGATATAAATGAGGGAGTTGACTGGGAGGATCCGATCATTGCTCAGGAATGAGATGGGCATCAGTCAGGGGTTGCTGAGAAGATATATTGAGTGTCGAGTGTTCCTCTTGAgtttttttgttccctctctctctccccccatgccctttttctccccccacccctcttctctgtccctctcctctgctctgcccctcaCCCTCCTGACgtcttccctctttttcattacaattattattaATACCAGATGAAACCAGGACAAGCCATGAAAACTACAATTTTTCAAACTAGCAACTTTCTCTGCTGTTCCGTGGGAAAAGGCAGGGACATTCATGGAAATACAAGTCGTGTATAAAAGTGCATGGGATTGTCCATAGCTCTCTccttttaataaatgtttttctggcATCTGTTAAGCTACAAGGGTAATGACTGATTAATGGACATGTTTGTAAACACCTACTGAAAGTATGTGTGCACAGAATTGTGCGTTTAAAACTATACTCAATTATCCACTAGGTGTCACTTTAGCTCTGTCATAATTATTGAATGCAATTAAGCACAAAGCTGATCTTTCAGTAATCTGTAATTTTGATGGTTCTCTAAAGTGCTTTCCATTCTTAGTTACAGGCTGGTTTCAGACTATAGTATAGTGTAGCCATATTTAGAATTCCAGAACAATCAAGAACAGGATGGAGCTGGCAAAATTGAATTCTTTCAACAAACTTATTTTTACTAAGCTATTTGGCTTCTAAGGCTCTTAAAgctgtttttaagaaaaggcTTCTAGCCCTGTTAGCCTTAGCAAGCTTTGCAAGTACCAGGTTGAGGCACAATGCTGTCAGAGTATGCAAACAGTAGTAATAGGTGCAGGTTCTCTCAAGGACCTTAACTGCTCAGTGTAATGATAGTGGAATCAGAAGACATCTGCCCTGCCATGCacttcaacaagaaaaaaaaagaggcttcCTTGCAGGCTTCCTAGCTGAGAGTTGTGTAAAAGTACTCTTTATTGATCAGATTAAACTGTGACAGAAACAACCTTATTAAAGAGGATGATACATTTTTTCATACCTCCTAAATTCAAAGCCatgttgttattttaatttgaaatacataAGTCCATTGTAAAAGCAACAGTACATTAACACTTTTTGAAGTCTCTTGTTCCATGCTAAGTGGTGCCAAGGGGCAGTCTGGACTTCACTAGTGCATGAGTCCTGTTTCTGAATCCTGCTCTGGCTTCCAAGCAATAAAGAACTTACACAGAATAACTTGAAAACAGGAAGAATATTAGCTGTTGCTTTCTATTTAGGGATTTGTTTGCTAGAATTAAGATGAGCTTAGGTCATTACCACTGAATGATCTTTAGCCCAGTTATGATGATACGATGATGGGTAAAGCTGTACATCTGGTACCTGTTGCCAGTCATGATTGTCAGTGATACTTGAAGGACAATTTTAAGTGGTCTGAGTATTTAGTTCTGATTTTTAAACTCAGCTTGTTACATGAAGGTAGTGTCATGATATCGCAATTCAAAGTTCTAATTAACTATCCAATACTGatgtggctttgttttttgaGATCAAGCTGTTCGtgtaattaatttcaatttttctaaAAACCTAGCAAATCATGACTTCCGTTTTTGATGTATTACCGGTTCTGTTCTTTGCATTCTTATTTGTGAGCATTTAAAGAATTTGTGTTTGTCAGAATCACTGAACGTAAATCTCTATCCATAAACTTTTTAAGCTATTTGAAGATGTAACAGATACCCACACCACTTTAGTGTGTATGAGAACTGATTAACAATAACTTATCAGTGATGCTAGAGATGCGTGACTGTTATAATCTACTTTTAGTATTTCAAAGTCTAATTATACCTCCTGGTAATGCTTTTTTCAGCATTTATGCATTTTCAGCATTTATGTATAAATCCCCCAAATTTAGCTGCATGCTGTCATTCTGAGGTTAGTGAACTGCAAAGTTGTTACATATACTGGGGTATCAATGCAAGTAACTCCCTTGCTGCATTAAATCTTTTATCCGTTTCAAATGTCTTATCTATATTTCTCTTATTAGGCATGCTGAGCAGATGGGATGATAGTCAAAGGTTTTTGTCTGATCACCCATACCTTGTATGCGAAGAAACATCTAGATATCTCATGTTGTGGTGTTTTCATCTGGAAGCTGAACAGGTATGAAGATGTTTAAATTCTTTGAAAGCATATGGTTTCCCACTTGCACTGTAAAAAAGGTGACCAACTTGATCAGCTGTTTAACTGTTCTTTCCTTCACTACTTTGTTGATAGTGCATTGTCACATATAAGTTTAGTTACAGCTAATTATAAGTCCCCTTGCTTCTGTAAGCATCAGTTCACATCTGTTTAGGAActggaacaaaaggaaattatgctgaattttagaaatataatCACAGGAATCTTCTTTAAGTCAtaaattcaactttttttttttccagaaaagagcTCTGATGGAGCAAGTAGCACACCAAGCAGTTGTAATGCAGTTTATTATAGAAATTGCCAAAAGCTGCAATGTGGATCCAAGAGGATGTTTTCGTCTCTTTTTCCAAAAAGCCAAAGTAAGTCAACTAGGGTAATGATTTGAGAAACTCTTGATGTTGGACAAGGGATCAGTGTTTTAGAGGTTTCTTCTTAACCATATGAGGCTATATAATTTGTTGACTGACTTAGCCTTATGGGAAAGTGTTTTGTTAGCAATTATTTTCTATACAAAATACTTTATTGTAATTCcaattctgaaaatgaaagcttaGTGGATTTTGCTTGTTCCAGGTGGAAAGCAAGATGCAGCAGGGGGACAATAGGGGTATTATAAACAAGTAATAACTAAGTAACAACAGCAAACACAGACCAATTTAAGGACTGATTTTTGACTAATTACATTGTGTTTTCAAAGTGTACTTACCTGTTGTCACAACTTTCCATTTTATCTGTAGTTTACAGTGGGGCCCAAAATAGTGTCCCTTTCTCTTTACTGAAATAGAGCAatccagagctgtgcagcagaaATATGGAAAAACTGCAACTGTGGTTTGCTACAGACTACACTATGTTCAGTTTATTTGAGACTGATGGATCTAGTATTGCCTAAAGGGGCGTAGTTGAAATGTGAGTCAGCTTGTGCTTTACTTTTGATCAGAGGGTTTCAACAAGCAGCTGTTATTCCAAGGGTACCTTCTGAATTGGAGTAAATGAAAGGCTAAAATTAGATTTAATTTTACATGTCTTTAGATAAAATCAATTACTTCTACATATAAATGCTAGAGAttgtcttaaaaagaaatacctgAAATGTGGTTTTGAATTGACTAACATTATTCTTGAGTTGTTCACAGTTGTTATTCCCCAAAACTgcattggtttttttcagcactgtGCATGCTTACAACCCAAAAGTAAATCTGACTAAAGTGCACGTATTTAATTATTCTCTTTGCAGACAGGTGAAGGCTATTTTGAGGCCTTTAAAAATGAACTTGAGGCATTCAAGACAAGAGTGAGAATCTGGTCACAATCACATGGCTTTCAAACTATGTTACTACATGATCTCAATGTCAATCCTGGTTGTGTAGGAGAGAGGACATCTTTTTTACAGGTAggtttattatttctaaaaattaatttaactaaAGTAAGATTAGGTCTTGTCTTGAGAAGCTGTACCTTTCCAACATATAAAGAGGATTTTTCCTGGAACTGCTAGTGCTTGGGATATAGCATGCAGTATTATTAATACACAGGGCATATACAGGCTTTCTTTTTACTTGCTAGAATTCAGAAAGCATCAGCATGAGGTCAAAAGCGTATGTTTGTTCAGTGCCTTTACATTTTGTATTCACAGTCTTTACCACAAGCAATGTAAAATAACTAGTCCTATTCATGGGATCATTCTGgtaagtcacagaatcatggagtggcttgagttggaagggacctgaaagtccatcttgttccaactcccctgccgtgggcagggacaccttccactagaccactttgctcaaagtcccatctaacttggccttgaacacttccagggaccccacaacttctctgggcaagagACGTCAAGCTTAAGGAAAGTTCTTTTTGTAATAAAAGCAAACTGAGCATACTTAGGTCTTTTTTAAAGTTCTAGTTATGGCCACATTCTGGAATGAAGATGCAACTTCAAGGATTGTCAAAAATTAGGTATTAGGGAAGGTGTCACAATTGAAAGtacttatttcaaataatttgattAAATTATCTCTCATGTAAGATGATACAGCTGAATTTTAAGTAAATGCGCAGTTAGGTGCTAGAAATATTAAGACCAAACGCAAGCTATTccagcaaattttaaaaattcttgacACACTGATGGTTGATGATTTTTTCAGAGCTTATTTTCTTACTATTGCAAATTTGTCCCATCATAAGATGGACAAACTGTTTACTTAAACTAAAATCTGTTTCTCACtcactctctttctttctcagtaTATACAGTTGTGGAGAATTAAGCTGTCAATTTTTCATCTGTTGCAGAACACAGGAGATCTACAAGGTTCCATAAACACAGATGTCTGCAGTCTGAACTCTGTGATACAAAGAGATGAAGAAGAATCAAAAATGATGGACACATTATAGTTCTTTTAAGACTGAGGCCAAGTActcctttatttccctttttttttttttcccccaaagaaacaaacatggCTATTTTCTTGACACTTATTTTTCTGGGTACTGCACTTTATTTTTGGTGtcagattttttgttgttttttgtttggttttagggAGAAAGGGATTTTGAAGGGTGGGTAATTGAGAAAAACTTGTAATATTGTTTGAAAATGTGCTGCTAGGTTTTTGGTTGTCCTTGAAGAGCAGGGTTCTTATATTGCTGAATGTGAAACTGGATGTGTTTTCTGCTACTAACCTTGCCTTTCATGACTTTAgaaattaaagttaaaaaaaatctgcacaaATACAATGTTTACAAGAAGCAGCAGATTCTTGGTAGAATCTGCTATTGTCTTACTACAGATGTGGACATGATTTACTCTGAACATTGGAGATTGCAACTGTATTCATGCTACCTTGCTGACAGTATAAGCTCTCAAATTTGGTTATCACTAATAGCAATAAATCAGTATCTGGTATGAGTATTTCTGATCTGAATGGATTAGATTAAAACACTGGCTTTCTACCTCTATTAAGGGGATATAAATGTAATATTGTACCTTCATTAAACGTAACTTGGTTTTGTCCTAACATGTAAGCAACACTTGTGTACAAATGAGTGCTGGGTTGTATGATTTCTGAGAGTCTGACTCTCTTCTTGTTCATAAGGCTAACtttagattctttttttaaaaccaagtgTCATTATGGGTAGAAGTATTGGATGGAGTGAACTTGAGGTACAAGGGTCAGGCTAAGACTTCAGTTTAAACAAAAAGTTTTGTCACAGGTCATAGAGGGTAAGGTGTCATGTGGCGTTTGAAAGGTCCTTCATATGCTACCAAACCAAAGTGGGTTTCTGACATTGTCAACTCAAACAATTAAAGTGGAAAATCATTGAAAGCTTCCTGTTTGAGTAGCTGGAAATCCAAATACTGTTTCTAGACAAGGCCTTCCACAGAACTTCTGCAATCCAGAACTCTACTGTGCTTTTCTAACTTGCTGCTGTTACAGCAGGTCTGTCTATAAAAACATGTACTTCATTTGGAAGACTCCAGTGAAGTCATACCTCAAATAACAGTATCAGTACACACACTCCATCCTTTACGGTATTGTTCAGACTGTACACAAGGTCTGGGAGGCATCTTGATTTCAATAGTTCAATGAATACAGTCTACCTGCAGTTTTTAGTTCAGGCAAAACAACAACCCAGGCaatgctacaggctgggggaagagtggctggaaagccGGAAATGACCTGGGGTTCCTTGtttacagcagctgaacatgagccatcagtgtgcccaggtgacacagaaggccaatgacatcctggcttgtatcagaaatagtgtggccagcaggaccagggaagtgactGACCTCCTGTACTAGGCACTGGTTACAggaatcctgtgttcagttttgggcctctcACTCCATGAAGGATGTTGAGGTGCGTGTCTGGTGaagcaatggagctggtgaagggtctggagcacaagtcatACTAGGAGCAACTGAagaagctggggttgtttagcctgatGAAAAgcaggctcagggaagaccttattGGTCTTTACAgctacttgaaaggaggttgtagccaggtgggggttggcctcttctcccaggcaattagcaataggatgagaggaaacagcctcatggtatgccagggaaggttcaggttggaccTTCTGGgagaatttcttcattgaaacGGTGGTCAGGCATTagaatggactgcccagggaggtggtggactccatccctggaagtgttcaggaaaTGACTGGACATAGTGCTATTTTCTAATTGATATGGTGGTGATTGGTCAGaggaagtcttttccaaccttaatgttTCTATGAAAAGCCATGCTGGAATCCAGTAATCTTCAGGTTTGGTTACAATAGAAATAGGGAAAAGTCTAAGTCTGCAGCCTGTACCAGAGTATAGACTATTAGTACAATAGTCTGTATTGTACTAATTGGTacaaatgcagcagcagatcCACAGACAGAAGTAGCTTTTCATGTGCTCTGTAGCATTCTTTGGCAGACAGATTGCAGATAAAGcagcaagcagcagctctgtcccacATGCAAATTGAAGATAACCAGCTTCAGTaagatttgtatttttcaagCTTGACAGACACTCCAGAAAGGATAAGTAAACACTGACACTGCTTCCTCCTTATTAATTAGTTAATTATTAAGGGAAACTAAGGGAAAACTAGGAACTTCAGGTTGTTTTTTAACTGAATGTTATGTGAGGATAGTAAGGGCAGTGTAGCACAGTGACTTGCAATTGCTACCATTAGGAGTAAAGACATTGATCTAGCAACCTGTATACTAAgagttattttttaagtttctaaGGGGATAAATTGGATGGTGTGGGAATAAGTGTCAGATAATAAGGAcattccttctcccttctgACTCACTGAAACTTATGTAGGCTGGCAAAAATCCCCAATCATCACTGctttttactgaaattaaaatgcaaaaatcagGGTAAGCAGCAAATTAGGATTTCGCACTGTAATATGGTACCTACTGTTTTCTTACCATGACTTTAAGGAAGCTTATCTCTAAACTTAGTCTGCAGCCTCCATATAGACATTTCTGAAGAGGACAGTACAAGTGGGCTATCTTTTTGGCaagctttctttaaaatgtaaggAAAACTGTAGTGATAGCTGCTTACTGTATTGCTCATTTATAGTAATGGTAAAGCTTTACAAATTCTGCAATGaccatttattttttagattCAAACATGTCTCAAAATTGATATTGCTAAAACTTGATGTGCAAATGCAGTCCAAGGTACGTCAacatcacagctctgcagctgcctaCAGTCACTGCAAAAGGAGATTGGGACCTGCATTACTAGAACAGAGCTACCTTCAGACAGTGCCTAGACATAGTTGTTTGTTTCTCAGGTTTTGCTGACTCTTCTTTAAACTCTTGATCTGGTGAGCATAAAAAAAGGGCTGGGAGAGTTCACTGAAAAACAGCAGTGTCTGCATTTCCTGGGCTGTCAAAAAGTGTGAATTGTGAAGGTTATTTCTGGTTAATTCCAGTGAAGGTTATTTCTGGTTAATTCCAGTTATCTAGTGAATAAATAACACAAGAGCAGGTCAGAGACAAGAATCTCATGAAAACCAGTCCAATTGCTACAATAAAACTTGCTACAGTAATATGCTAAAGTTAATAATCTGACCACTGAAAATCGTGGCACTGGCATCAATGGGCAGTTGTTTTCAGAGATGCTAGAAAAGACACATTCACTAGTCAAGATCATCTAGCTGTAGCTTTACCAGATTACACTTAATCTGTTCAGTATCTGATGTCTTTTTACTGATAAGGTCTTAGAGTTTCAATGATGTGTAACACATTTGGTAAAGCCTCTCTCTATTTCCTATGTCTGCAAGGTAGTTGCTCTGAGGGCAGAAATATAAACTTAGTAATAAGACAAATTCATCCAAGCAAGTGTTAAGTGTAATTTAAGACAAGCAAAACCAACTAACATCTGTGCAAGCAAACTTACAAGAAGATGACTCTTCCATGGGATCAACCCATCTGTAATGCCAGTTCTGGTCTGAAATGGCTTTTTGCAGAATAGTGGTCATGGTTCTCCACAGCTTCTGGCTAGCCCCAACTTATGATGCATTcaagaaatgtgcttttataTCCTCATTGTTGCTTCATTTAATGAGTAAATCAACCCATGTGCTTTCTAATTAAGCTGTATTCTGAAATGTGTTTCCTACACCAGTCAATGTTTGCAAACGTGTTTTCCAAATAAGAGACACAAGAGTAGCTGCTTTTGTTAAAGTTAGttactatattttaaaaattaggtatatttaatataaaaaaatatagcGCTAAAGTGAGAACCACAGGCATCACAATTCTATCATAATATAAGTTAAAGACAGCAATTAATTATTGATCAGTCTGGTAGCTACGTGGAAAAATCCTTGATGGCTGAGTCTCATGAAATCAAGAGTGAGCTATGACAGATGAGCAGAAGTCTGACCTATTTTCACCTGGGAGTGGCAGCATTTTTCTGGCTCACATCTGGCAACTTGGTTTGAAGGAAAGCATAGATATGCGGCCAGATCTTATTGGTTTCTGTTCCAGAAAAGGATTTCAATAACCCTTTTTCcctaaggaagaaaaagaagaaattgttaCAGAAATCAAATTGGTTAATTGTCCCAAGACCTCCACCCCACTCCAAGATTGCCCTGGCAGGAGTGAGCATTTGATTTAACACCAAGAACAGCCATAACATTGGAAATGCAGGCTGGACTTCATTACTCTGTTCCTCAGTGACCTATTTGCCACATCAGTTCACAAAACTGACTGCTGTCTGCAGGGCACTTAACAAGCAAGATAAAGATAAGCAGCAATATAGTCATATAGCACATGCTGAACAGCAGTCATCCAAACAACTGTTACTAACACAGGTATTGTAAAGTTGCACCTCAGGGATGTGCATCAGAACAAGCAAGATAACCATTTTATCTGTATAGTATGTTATTATCAATAATAACAATAGCTTAGGCCTATGTCTTACTGCAGTCTTTCAGGtattttcacttcagaaatCTAACAAAATCAGGAATACCACTGTCAAACCtagaaaaacttctttaaaactTAACCACACCAAAGATGGAGCCTTTAATCCTGGTAGCACATAATGAAGGATGGTGGATATGGAGATAGAGGGAGGACAACTCCTACATGATGTTGTCAGACTATGATTTCTTTGTCTAGGCAAGTTAAGAGTAAAAGTCTACACAGTGACCTGCTATTATCTGTAAATCAGCACTGTGATACCTGCTGCTTTACATCAGTAGAAACTGTGTATCATTTTAGCTCTTAAAAGAACTAGTAATTTGTTATCACTCCACAATGCAAATGACATGATTCTTAAATAGCTTCTTATTCCCAAACAGTCTTGCTAGCTGGGCCCGTCACAGTCCTGTTCTTGGGACAGACACTTTTAAATGCTCATTACACAGTTTCTCTATTTGTGTGTTGCTTCTTAACCCCTTGCACTTGTTAGGAGAGTTTCTACTTATACATTCAGAAGACAAAATACTGTTAAGatctttcaaaaaaaaggaactgtCTCTCTTACCTTACTCACCAGAGCTGTGTTGCTCAGAACAGTACTATGATGTATTGAATAATGCATAGTGCTCTTTATAAAGCTGAATATGGCTGTGGTGACAGGCTATTTTAGTATGCAGGTTCCTGAAAAGGTCCCATACAACAGTGGAAAACATACTCATTCTACTGGGTTGATTCCATTTTGAGGCCAAGAAAGCTGCATGGCTAATCACACCGCATTAACTGTTGCAGAATAAGATATTCTGTAACTGGAAAGATCTGTTCATTGCTATGCTAGTGTGAAATGAGCTTTAGGATGTGGAAGAATAGATTTTACTACTTACCGATAATATTCTAAAACAGGTTTTGTTTGTGCATCATAAGCCTGCAGCCTCCTACTAACCGTCTCTGGCTTGTCATCATCACGCTGAACAAGTGGCTCACCAGTAATATCATCGATGCCCTAATCAGGGTTAAAAGCAAACACTGGAgtatatttcttatttctgtttaagtatgttttgtgtaattttctatttaaattatgATCAGCTGCCAGTTAGGGTGTAGATTTCTGCTTATAAAGAGAAAGGCAGCTGCTCGTATCTTATCTGCAATACAAGTTGTTGACTTTCCAGTAAAACAGTCCGTTGgttagaaatgttttctcagtATTGCCAATGAAGATTATCACAGTAACTTGATTAATTTGTCCTCTGAAACACTTGCAGAATATGGGGAACACATAGACCAAACCTTCATGTACAAGGGAAAACAATATTGTTGGTAATACATTCCTGCATAACAGCAAATAAGAGACCAACTGGACCTTTGTTTGACAATACTAAAATGGGCAAAGGTTTTAATGGGCCTTTGATTTTAGGCTGCAAAATGGAAGAGTTATCATTTGGCAACAGCTGTATAAAAAGGGCATAAAAGCCAGTTGAAGCTTTCCCTACGGAGGTAGAGACCTAATGTCTGAACTATAATCTCTTGTTCCTATGAAGTAAGTAAATGTTTTGCAGGTCTGTTAGATACAACTGTATTTCTCTTGTTCAGCTCTATTCCATGGTTTCAACTTACATATTGTAATCTACTGTGTTGTGATGTGCCTTCTAACTAGCAAAAGGTAAAGCAGTGTTCCTAGtagcacagctctggcagctgaagCCTGCTCTTTGGTAGGTCTGATAATTCTCTGCTGCAGCTTGCCTGTGCTcttctgcaattaaaaataaccatGATCTTAAACACCtcatttaaagcaaaacaaaggcaATGTTTTCAGTTGCTCAGTTCCAGTGCTTACCTGCTATTTCAAGCTGGCCTCTTTCCCTGCAACACTAAAATCCAAAAAAATACTGAGCCTGCTGTGCTTCTGATTTAAGTTATTACAACAGCTTCCAGGTGAAATGTGATGCCACAACAGCTAAGTTATTTAGAATTGCTGATGAAATACAGCTTAAGTTGAATTGCACTAAGGAGAATCCTAATTCTT from Chiroxiphia lanceolata isolate bChiLan1 chromosome Z, bChiLan1.pri, whole genome shotgun sequence encodes:
- the CDC37L1 gene encoding hsp90 co-chaperone Cdc37-like 1, producing MALWLPRSRDGGAPEEEGEERAQAPACRQRLPEVQTYSQGIELACQKEREFVKHSVECTWNLAEAQQKFGSLALHNSESCDQESAQARTEAAELRWREEEWRRKEEALNQRERQNLWNADPVSKEVFNKSFINQKGKEIEDEAVSEPLMQKHEQKIRHFGMLSRWDDSQRFLSDHPYLVCEETSRYLMLWCFHLEAEQKRALMEQVAHQAVVMQFIIEIAKSCNVDPRGCFRLFFQKAKTGEGYFEAFKNELEAFKTRVRIWSQSHGFQTMLLHDLNVNPGCVGERTSFLQNTGDLQGSINTDVCSLNSVIQRDEEESKMMDTL
- the AK3 gene encoding GTP:AMP phosphotransferase AK3, mitochondrial isoform X2: MTQLMLTELKGLDQYHWLLDGFPRTVAQAEALDKECHVDTVIDLDVPFETIKCRLTARWIHPASGRVYNLEFSPPKVQGIDDITGEPLVQRDDDKPETVSRRLQAYDAQTKPVLEYYREKGLLKSFSGTETNKIWPHIYAFLQTKLPDVSQKNAATPR